One region of Lathamus discolor isolate bLatDis1 chromosome 2, bLatDis1.hap1, whole genome shotgun sequence genomic DNA includes:
- the VAPA gene encoding vesicle-associated membrane protein-associated protein A, translating into MAAAGSLAKHEQILVLDPPTDLKFKGPFTDVVTTNLKLRNPSERKVCFKVKTTAPRRYCVRPNSGIIDPGSSVIVSVMLQPFDYDPNEKSKHKFMVQTTYAPPNISDLEAVWKEAKPDELMDSKLRCVFEMPSENDKLNDIDASKPAPVLNTSKQDGPMPKPHSVSLNDTETRKLVEECKRLQAEVMKLTDENQHLRDEGLRLRKVAHSDKSGSPTALALRDNGSNSLPSLLVVIAAIFIGFFLGKFIL; encoded by the exons GTCCCTTTACAGATGTAGTAACTACAAATCTTAAACTACGAAATCCGTCAGAGAGAAAAGTATGCTTCAAAGTGAAGACCACAGCACCTCGTCGATACTGTGTGAGGCCGAACAGTGGAATTATTGACCCTGGATCATCTGTAATTGTTTCAG TAATGCTGCAGCCTTTTGACTATGACCCAAATGAGAAGAGTAAACACAAGTTTATGGTACAAACAACCTATGCACCACCAAATATTTCAGATTTGGAGGCAGTG TGGAAAGAAGCAAAGCCTGATGAGTTAATGGACTCCAAATTGAGATGTGTGTTTGAAATGCCCAGTGAAAATGATAAACTG AATGATATAGATGCAAGCAAACCTGCCCCAGTACTGAATACATCTAAGCAGGATGGACCGATGCCAAAACCCCATAGTGTTTCACTTAATGATACTGAAACAAGGAAGCTAGTGGAGGAGTGCAAAAGACTTCAAGCAGAGGTTATGAAGCTGACGGATGAAAATCAGCACCTGAGA gaTGAAGGCTTGAGGCTCAGAAAGGTAGCGCACTCGGATAAGTCTGGATCACCCACAGCTTTGGCCCTCAGAGATAATGGCTCTAATTCTCTTCCTTCACTTCTTGTCGTAATTGCAGCCATTTTCATTGGATTCTTTCTAGGGAAGTTCATCTTGTAG